A region from the Triticum aestivum cultivar Chinese Spring chromosome 3D, IWGSC CS RefSeq v2.1, whole genome shotgun sequence genome encodes:
- the LOC123073887 gene encoding uncharacterized protein At2g39795, mitochondrial-like, whose translation MALLATTRRASSLPILRRASSVLLGPVASPFPATRRSSSSSIRAAKTALMNAAMDTVNAEHGSSAWAAALDSLRAATDSLSNASFEDQLLHGIDSAVKSSEPPRIAEMEDTAGCFPFEVSENRYFVGYDFKRYITLKRTFEDEKIEVVTRTDCLERDGKWSLESLRMQLGHGKGEKKASRPSLTFDVIVSKSNGYKLQFTCVAYPDDVTIRSMNMTPGGSRKEEELLEDMYKYDGFNNLDDNLKKSFHNYLELRGITPTTMNLFREYIISNGTRKQHFWLNKLSDFVKKD comes from the exons ATGGCCCTCCTCGCCACCACCCGCCGGGCCTCCTCCCTTCCCATCCTCCGCCGAGCCTCCTCGGTGCTGCTCGGCCCCGTGGCCTCGCCGTTCCCGGCGACTAGGCGCAGCTCGTCCTCCTCCATCCGCGCCGCGAAGACGGCCTTAATGAACGCCGCGATGGACACCGTCAACGCCGAGCATGGCTCCAGCGCCTGGGCCGCCGCACTGGACTCACTCCGGGCCGCCACCGACTCCCTCAGCAACGCCTCCTTCGAGGACCAGCTCCTCCACGGCATCGACTCTGCCGTCAAGTCCTCCGAGCCGCCACGTATCGCCGAG ATGGAGGATACCGCGGGTTGCTTCCCCTTCGAAGTCAGTGAAAACAGATACTTTGTTGGCTACGATTTTAAAAGATACATTACTCTTAAAAGAACTTTTGAGGACGAGAAGATTGAGGTTGTGACTCGTACGGACTGCCTTGAGAGGGATGGAAAATGGTCTTTGGAATCCTTACGCATGCAGCTGGGACATGGCAAAGGTGAGAAGAAGGCCTCAAGACCTAGCCTCACCTTTGATGTCATCGTCTCCAAGAGCAATGGCTACAAACTTCAATTCACCTGTGTTGCATATCCGGACGACGTCACCATCCGTTCCATGAATATGACGCCCGGGGGGTCGCGAAAAGAGGAGGAGCTACTGGAGGATATGTATAAGTATGACGGTTTCAA TAATCTCGATGACAATCTGAAGAAGTCATTCCACAACTATCTGGAGCTGCGTGGGATCACGCCGACGACGATGAACTTGTTTCGCGAGTACATTATTAGCAATGGCACCCGCAAGCAACACTTTTGGCTGAACAAGCTGTCAGATTTCGTCAAGAAAGATTGA